TCGCCTTCACGCTGACGGACTTCCAGGCGTTCGGCGATCTGTTCGCGCTGCTCGCGAGCCTCTCGGTGTTCGCCGGCGCGGCGCTCGGCCTGCTCTACACCGCCGTGCAGCAGCGGCTCGTGACCCGGCCCGCCGCGTCGCGCGCCGTCGCGGTCGCGACCGTGCTCGTCGCGCTCGTCGCGCTGCGCATCGGACGCCCGCGCCTCGACATCGCGTTCCCGCACGAGATCACGCGCGGCGCGACGGCGCTCGCGGATCAAGTGAGCGTCGCGCGCAAGCTCGACGAGGAGACCCGCGGGCTGCGCCTGCTCATCGTCAACTGCTCGGAGCAGCTCTACTTGACGGGACGCACGAACCTGCTGCCGATCGCGTTCTGGAACCGCGCCTCGCACGACTACTTCCGCGGCACCTCGCCGGAGATCTCGCGCGCGACGCTGATCCGCATGATCACCGCGGCCGATCCGGACGCGGTCGCGTGTCCGACCAAGCCGATCGAGCGCGAGCTCGAGCGCAACCGCGGCTTCGAGCGCCTCGTGCTGCGCGCCGACGAGGGCGAGTACGAGATCGTCCTCCTGCGCCGGCGCGACGCACGCCCGCACGACGGCGCGGGCAGCGCCGCAGGCGACGCCCACGCACGGTTCTAGAGCGCGCACGGCGGCCCTTTCTTTCGTTAAAGACGCCGCCGTGAGCTGCCGAATCTCGCTGCGCGGAGGTGCACGGATGCAGGCGAGGGAGCGCGAACGGACGTCGCGGGGGACGGGGCGTGCGGTGGCGGGCGCGATCCTGCTCGCGCTCGTGCTCGCGGCTTGCAGCGACGCCCCCGCGCCGCTCGATCCCGCGACGCTGACGATCGCCGAGCTGCACGCCGCGCTGCGCGACGGGCGCACGACCTGCGTCGAGATCGCCCGCCGGTCGCTCGCGCGCATCGCCGCGCTCGACGACGCAGGCCCCGCGCTCAACGCCGTTCTCGAGACCAACCCCGACGCGCTCGCGATCGCCGCCGAGCTCGACGCCGCCTACGCCGAGCGCGGACCGGTCGGGCCGCTGCACTGCGTGCCGCTCGCCGTCAAGGACAATTATGGAACCGGCGACCGCATGCGCACCACCGCGGCGTCGCTGACCATGGGCGACTTCGTCGCGCGCGAGGACGCGCTCTCGATCGCCAAGCTGCGCGCCGCGGGCGCGCTGCCGATCGCCAAGGTCAACATGGACGAGTTCGCGACCGGCGCGACGGGCTACAGCTCGCGCGGCGGCCAGACGCTCGGCGCGTACAAGCTGAACCGCATCCCCGGCGGCTCGAGCGGCGGCTCGGCGGTCGCGGTCGCCGCCGGCATGGCCGTGCTCGCGACCGGCAGCGACACCGCGGGCTCGATCCGCATCCCGGCCGCGTTCAACTCGCTGGTCGGCATCAAGCCGACGCTCGGCCTCATCGGCCGCTCGGGGATCGTCCCGGCGTCGCTCGACCTCGACGTCCCGGGTCCGCTCGCGCGCACCGTGACGGACGCCGCGATCGCGCTCGGCGCGATGACCGGCATCGACCCGGGCGATCCGGCGACCGAGGCGAGCGCCGGGCGCTTCTTCACCGACTACACGCCGTTCCTCGACCCGGACGGCCTGCGCGGCGCGCGGCTCGGCGTGCTGCGCGAGCTGCTCGGCAACCCGCTCGGCGGGCTCAATCCGGAGGTCGACGCGACGCTCGCGTCGAGCCTCGCGGCGATGGGCGCGCACGGCGCGACGCTCGTCGATCCGACCACGGTGCCGCACGTCGTCGGCGAGGACGACTTCTTCGAGATGCTGGTCGTGCTCGGCAGCGGCTCGTTCGCGCCCGACGTCGACGCGTACTTCGCGACCGACGGCGCGGGCGCGCCGGTCCGGAGCGCGGAGGACATCCTTCGTGCGGCGCGCGCGCTCGGCCCCGACGTCGTCAAGAACCTGCCGCAGCTCGAAGCGGCGGTCGCGACCGTCGTGACGCCGGAGCAGCGCGCGCACGCGCTCGCGCTGCGGGCGCGGCTCGTCGATGCGGTCGTCGGCGCGATGGACGCGGCGGGCGTCGAGGCGCTGGTCTTTCCCACGCTGCTCTGCCCCGCGACGCCGCTGCCGGGCGTGATCGATCCGGACTTCGTCTGCGTCGGCGCGCCGCCGATGCCGTACGCGTTCGGCGAAGCGTTCGGCGGCGACCCGATCCTACTCGCCTCGCTCGCAGGTCTCCCCGAGATCACCGTGCCGGCGGGCTACACCCGAGACGGCGCGCCGATCGGGGTCTCGTTCCTCGGACGTCCGTTCAGCGAGCCGACGCTCCTTCGCCTCGCGTACGCTTTCGAGCAGGCGACGCAGGCGCGGCGGCCGCCGTCTTTCGGCTCGTCCGCAGCCGGCTGACGCGCGCGCGCTGGGGCTGAGCTGCGCGCTGCGTGCGCGGCGTCCTGCGCTGCGTGCGTGACGTGGCGCGCTCCGTGCGCGCGGACGACGTCGGACGCTGCGCGCGCGCCGCACGCGGCATGAGGCCCTCGAGCACGCAGCTCATGATCTCGTCCATCGTGCGCGGCGTCGTGTCGATGTGCCGGACGAGCTTGCGGTAGTAATACGCGCCGCAGATGACGTCGATCATCACGTCGCGATCGACGTCGTCGCGCAGCGCGCCCGCCGCGATCGCACGGTCGACCTCGCGACGCAGGTTCTCGCGCTTCGGGCGCAGATAGCGCTCCTGGAAGACCTCCTTGAGGCGGGCGTCGGTGTGCGTCGTGGCGATGAGCTCGGCGAGCGCGTCGCCCAGCTCGCCGCCCAGCAGACGCGCGACGTGGCGCGCGCGACCGCGCAGGTCCTCGAGCGGCGCGTCCGTCGTGACCGACGGCAGGCGCGAGTTGATCTCCTCGAAGAACGCGTCCATCGCCGCCGCGGCCGCGCACGGCCACCAGCGGTAGAGCGTGGCCTTGCTGACGCCGGCACGCTCCGCTACTGCCTCGGCCGTCACGCCGGCGACGCCGTGCTTCTTCAGCAGCGTGAGCGCCGCGCGCAGGATCGCGCGTTTCGCCGCTTCGCTCCGCGGACGGCCCGGCCGCGTCGTGATCTCTCCCTCCATTTGACCCTCGCTTGACACAGGGTAGTCGTTTCTAGACAGTACGTATCGTTTTTGAATGGTGTCGTCCAACGCTTTCCGTCCCCTCACCATCGCTCTCGCACCCGTCTTTCTGGCCGCCTGCATGGTGGGACCGGACTACGTCCGCCCGGAGCCGCCTCTGCCGCCCGCCTGGCACACGAGCGTGGAACCGGTCTCCTTCGAGCCCGGCGCCCCGGTCGGACGCTGGTGGGACCAGTTCCGCGACCCGGAGCTGACGCGCCTCGTGGAGCGCGCGGTGCATGCGAACCTCGACCTCGTGCAGGCGACGGCGCGCGTCGCCGAGGCGCAGGCGCTCTACGGCGCCACGGCGTCGGCGCTGTTCCCCGCGATCGACGCGCAGGGTGACGTCTTTCGCCAGCGCTCGAGCGTGAACGCGCTCTTCCCGGGCGGCGACGAGGACACGCTCTACCAGATCGGCGTGTCGGCGGGCTGGGAGGTCGATCTCTGGGGGCGCGTGCGGCGCTCGGTCGAGTCGGCGGGCGCGAGCCTGGAAGCGAGCGACGAGGACCGGCGCGCGGTGCTGGTCGCGGTGATGGCCGAGGTCGCGCGCTCCTACCTCGACGCGCGCACGCTGCAGCAGCGTCTGGCGGTCGCGCGCAAGAACCTCGAGTCGCAGCGCCAGATCGTCGAGCTGACGCGGGTGCGCTTCGAGGGCGGCATCGCGTCGTCACTCGATGTGGCGCAGGCAGAGAGCGTCTACGCGAGCACGCGCACGATCATCCCGCCGTTCGAGTCCGCGCTCGCGCAGCAGTTCAACCGGCTGAGCGTGCTGCTCGGCGAGAACCCGGGCGCGATCGCGGAGGAGCTCGCGCAGCCCGCGCCGATCCCGCCGCCGCCGGCGGCGCTCACCGTCTCGCTGCCGGCCGACGTCGTGCGCCAGCGCCCCGACGTGCGCCGCGCCGAGCGCGAGCTCGCGGCGCAGACGGCGCGCATCGGCGTCGCGACCGCGGAGCTCTACCCGCGCCTCACGCTGCTCGGCCAGTTCGGCTTCGACGCGACCAAGGCGGCCGACCTCTTCCAAGGTCCGAGTCGGTCCTACTCGGTGGGCCCATCGGTGACGTGGCCGGTGTTCGACGCCGGACGCATCCGCTCGCTGATCGGCGCCGAGGAAGCGCGCACCGCGCAAGCGCTCGCCCGCTACGAGCAGACGATCCTGCTCGCGTTCGAGGAGGTCGAGAACGCGCTGGTTGCGTTCGCGCGGCTGCGCGACGAGCGCGAGGCGACGCTCGACGCGGTCGACGCGGCGAACCTCTCTCTCGAGCTCTCGACCGCGCTCTACAAGGACGGGCTCGTGGATTTCCAGAACGTCCTCGACGCGCAGCGCACCGTGCTGCAGTTCGAGGATCAGCTCGCTCGCGTCGACGGCGCGCTGGTGCAGAGCCTGGTGCAGCTCTACCGCGCGCTCGGCGGAGGCTGGGCCGCGATGGAGCCGCCGGTGGAGGAGGGACCGCAGCAGGCGCACGGACGGCCCGAGGAAGCAGGTCACGCATGAGGAGCTCGATCACCAGCAACCGGCTCGTCGCAGCGCTCGCGGCCGCGACGCTGCTCATCGCCGCCGCGTGCAGCCCGCCGCCCCCTCCGCCGCCACCGCCGCCCAAGGTCGTGGTCGCGCACCCACTCGACCGCGAGGTCACCGAGTGGGACGAGTACACGGCGCGCTTCGAGGCCACCGACTACGTCGAGATCCGGCCGCGCGTCGGCGGCTACCTCGAGAAGGTGCACTTCACCGACGGCGCCACCGTCGAGGAGGGCACGCTGCTCTTCACCATCGACCCGCGCCCCTACGAGGCGATCCTGCGGCGCGCCGAGGGCGATCTCGCGGTCGCGAAAGCGCGCCTCGACCTCGCGCGCAAGCGCCTCGAGCGCGCCGACAGCCTGGTCGCGCGCAACGCGATCTCGCGCGAGGAGGCCGACACGCGCGCCGCGGAAGCGCGTCAAGCAGAAGCGGCGGTGCTCGCCGCGCAGGCCGCGGTCGACGCGGCGAAGCTCGACGTCGAGTTCACGAAGGTGCGCGCGCCGATCTCGGGCCGCGTCGGACGCAAGCTCGTCACCGAGGGCAACCTGGTGAACGGCGGCTCCGGCACGCAGGGCACGCTGCTCACCACGGTCGTGTCGCTCGACCCGATGTACGTCTACTTCGACGCCGACGAGCGCGCCTTCCTCAAGTACCAGCGGCTCGCGCAGCTCGGCGAGCGGCCGAACTGGCGCGACGCGCGCGTCCCGGTCGAGATCGCGCTCGCCGACGAGGAGTCGTTCCCGCACACGGGCTACATCGACTTCGTCGACAACCAGCTCGACGCCGGCACCGGCACGATGATCTTCCGCGCCGTGGTCGAGAATCCCTACGGGCAGTTCACGCCTGGCCTGTTCGCGCGTCTGCGTCTGCCAGGACGCGGACGCTACCGCGCGCTGCTCATCCCGGACGAGGCGGTGGTCAGCGACCAGGCGCGCAAGATGGTCTACGTCGTCGACGACCAGAACGTCGCGCACAGCCGGCCCGTCGCGCTGGGCTCGATGTTCGACGGCATGCGCATCGTCCGCGAAGGTCTGCTGCCGACCGACCGCGTCGTCGTGAGCGGCGTGCAGCGCGTCCGGCCGGGCGCGCCGGTCGAGCCCGAGGAGAGGACGCTCACCACGGTCGCGCAGGGACAGCCGAACGGTCCGGCGACCTCGCCGCCCGCGTTCGTCGAGGACGGGAAGTGAGAATCTCGCACTTCTTCATCGACCGCCCGATCTTCGCGGCGGTCCTGTCGATCGTCATCGTCATCCTCGGCGCGCTCTCGTACAACGCGCTGCCGGTCGCACAGTACCCCGAGGTGGTGCCGCCGACGATCGTCGTGCGCGCGTCGTACCCCGGCGCGCCGCCCGAGGTGATCGCGGAGACCGTCGCGACGCCGATCGAGCAGGAGGTCAACGGCGTCGAGGACATGCTCTACATGTCCTCGCAGAGCACGACCGATGGTCAGATGACGCTGACCATCACCTTCAAGCTCGGCACCGACCTCGACAAGGCGCAGGTGCTCGTGCAGAACCGCGTCGCGACCGCCGAGCCGCGCCTCCCCGAGGAGGTGCGCCGCATCGGCGTCACGACGCTCAAGAGCTCGCCCGACCTGCTGATGGTCGTGCACCTGCTGTCGCCCGACGAGCGCTACGACCAGCTCTACATCGGCAACTACGCGCTCATTCAGCTGCGCGATCAGCTCGCGCGCATCGACGGCGTCGGCGAGGTCAGCCTGTTCGGCCTGCGCGAGTACAGCATGCGCGTCTGGCTCGACCCCGAGCGCCTCGCCGCACGCAACCTGGCGACGAGCGACGTCGTGCAGGCGCTGCGCGAGCAGAACGTGCAGGTCGCGTCCGGCATCATCGGCCAGCCGCCGGTCGGCAAGGAGGTCGCGTTCCAGCTCCCGGTGACCACGCTCGGACGTCTGCTCGAGCCCGAGCAATTCGAGAACGTGGTCATCAAGCGCGGCGAGGACGGACGCATCACGCGCCTGCGCGACGTCGCGCGCATCGAGCTCGGCGCGCGCGACTACGGCGTCAACAGCTACCTCGACAACCAGCCTGCGGTCGCGATGGCGATCCTGCAGCGTCCGGGCTCGAACGCGCTCGCGACCGCCGACGCCGTGCAGGCGAAGATGGACGAGCTCTCGAAGAGCTTCCCGCCGGGGCTCGAGTACCGGATCGTCTACAACCCGACGGTCTTCGTGCGCGAGTCGGTGAACGCGGTGATCGATACGCTGTGGGAGGCGGTCGGTCTCGTCGTCCTGGTCGTGCTGGTCTTCCTGCAGTCCTGGCGTGCGAGCGTCATCCCGCTGCTCGCGATCCCGGTGTCGCTGATCGGCACGTTCGCCGTCATGGCGGTGCTCGGCTTCTCGCTGAACATGCTGTCGCTGTTCGGCCTCGTGCTCGCGATCGGCATCGTGGTCGACGACGCGATCGTCGTCGTCGAGAACGTCGAGCGGCACATCGCCGCCGGGCTGCCGCCGCGCGAAGCGGCGCGTAAAGCCATGGACGAGGTGACCGGCGCGGTGATCGCGATCGCGTTCGGTCTCTCGGCGGTGTTCGTGCCGACCGCGTTCATCAGCGGCATCTCGGGTCAGTTCTACCGCCAGTTCGCGCTCACCATCGCGGTGTCGACGATGCTGTCGGCGTTCAACTCGCTGACGCTGAGCCCGGCGCTCTGCGCGCTGCTGCTCAAGCCGCACGGCGAGCGTCGCGACTGGTTCTCGCGCCTCTGGGACCGCGTGCTCGGCCGCTTCTTCGCCGCCTTCAACGCCGGCTTCGAGCGCATGACGCACGGCTACGCGCGCGCAGTCGGCTGGCTCGTGCGGCGCTCCGTGATCGGCTTCGCCGTCTACGCGCTGCTGCTGGTCGCGACCGCGATCGGCTTCTCGCGCGTGCCGACCGGCTTCATCCCGCCGCAGGACGCGGGCTACCTCATCGTCGCGATCCAGCTTCCCGACGGCGCGTCGCTCTCGCGCACCGACGCCGTCGTGCGCCGCGCGAGCGAGATCATCCTCGACACGCCCGGCGTCAACAATGCGGTCGCCTTCGCCGGCTTCTCCGGCGCGACGCGCGCCAATGCGTCGAACGCGGCGGCGATCTTCGTCAGCCAGGCGCCGTTCGAGGAGCGCGCCAAGCACGGTCCGACGGCCGACGAGATCCGCCAGACGCTGCAGGAGCGGCTCGGCGAGATCACCGACGCCGACATCTTCGTCATCGCGCCGCCGCCGGTGCGCGGCCTCGGCACGTCGGGTGGCTTCAAGCTCTACGTCCAGGACCGCGGCGGCCGCGGCCTCGACGCCCTGCAGGAAGCGACCGACGCCTACGTCGACGCCGCGCGCGCCGATTCGCGGCTCGTCGGCGTGTTCACGCCGTTCCGCTCGGCGACGCCGCAGCTCTACGCCGACATCGACCGCGTCAAGGCAAACAAGCTCGACGTCCCGCTCGGCAACGTGTTCGACACGCTGCAGGTCTACCTGGGCTCGGTGTACGTCAACGACTTCAACCGCTTCGGCCGCACCTTCCAGGTGCGCGCGCAGGCGGAGAGCAGCTTCCGCGACCTGCCCGAGGACATCATGCAGCTGCGCACCCGCAACACCGCGGGTGAGATGGTGCCGCTCGGCTCCGTGCTCAACATCGAGTCGCGCAGCGGCCCCGATCGCGTCGTGCGCTACAACATGTTCCCCGCCGCCGAGGTCAACGGCGACGCCGCGCCCGGCGAGAGCCAGGGCACGGCGATGTCGATCATGGAGCAGCTCGCGCAGCAGATCCTGCCCGAGGGCATGGCGATCGAGTGGACGGACATCGCCTACCAGGCGAAGCTCGCCGGCAACACGGCGCTGTTCATCTTCCCGCTCTGCGTGCTGTTCGTCTTCCTGGTGCACGCGGCCGAGTACGAGAGCTGGCTGCTGCCGCTCGCGATCATCATGATCGCTCCGATGTGTCTGCCGTTCGCGCTCGCCGGCACGGTGCTCGCGGGAATGGACAACAACCTGATCACGCAGATCGGCTTCGTCGTCCTGATCGGTCTCGCGGCGAAGAACGCGGTGCTGATCGTCGAGTTCGCGAAGCAGGCGGAAGAGGAAGGCAAGGACCGCTTCACCGCCGCGATCGAGGCCTGCCGCCTGCGTCTGCGGCCGATCCTGATGACCTCGTTCGCGTTCATCCTGGGCGTCGTGCCGCTGGTCCGCGCGCTCGGTCCGGGCGCCGAGATGCGGCGCGCGCTCGGCACCGCGGTGTTCAGCG
The Candidatus Binatia bacterium genome window above contains:
- a CDS encoding amidase family protein, whose product is MAGAILLALVLAACSDAPAPLDPATLTIAELHAALRDGRTTCVEIARRSLARIAALDDAGPALNAVLETNPDALAIAAELDAAYAERGPVGPLHCVPLAVKDNYGTGDRMRTTAASLTMGDFVAREDALSIAKLRAAGALPIAKVNMDEFATGATGYSSRGGQTLGAYKLNRIPGGSSGGSAVAVAAGMAVLATGSDTAGSIRIPAAFNSLVGIKPTLGLIGRSGIVPASLDLDVPGPLARTVTDAAIALGAMTGIDPGDPATEASAGRFFTDYTPFLDPDGLRGARLGVLRELLGNPLGGLNPEVDATLASSLAAMGAHGATLVDPTTVPHVVGEDDFFEMLVVLGSGSFAPDVDAYFATDGAGAPVRSAEDILRAARALGPDVVKNLPQLEAAVATVVTPEQRAHALALRARLVDAVVGAMDAAGVEALVFPTLLCPATPLPGVIDPDFVCVGAPPMPYAFGEAFGGDPILLASLAGLPEITVPAGYTRDGAPIGVSFLGRPFSEPTLLRLAYAFEQATQARRPPSFGSSAAG
- a CDS encoding TetR/AcrR family transcriptional regulator, with translation MEGEITTRPGRPRSEAAKRAILRAALTLLKKHGVAGVTAEAVAERAGVSKATLYRWWPCAAAAAMDAFFEEINSRLPSVTTDAPLEDLRGRARHVARLLGGELGDALAELIATTHTDARLKEVFQERYLRPKRENLRREVDRAIAAGALRDDVDRDVMIDVICGAYYYRKLVRHIDTTPRTMDEIMSCVLEGLMPRAARAQRPTSSARTERATSRTQRRTPRTQRAAQPQRARVSRLRTSRKTAAAAPASPARKRTRGEGASAR
- a CDS encoding efflux transporter outer membrane subunit; translation: MVSSNAFRPLTIALAPVFLAACMVGPDYVRPEPPLPPAWHTSVEPVSFEPGAPVGRWWDQFRDPELTRLVERAVHANLDLVQATARVAEAQALYGATASALFPAIDAQGDVFRQRSSVNALFPGGDEDTLYQIGVSAGWEVDLWGRVRRSVESAGASLEASDEDRRAVLVAVMAEVARSYLDARTLQQRLAVARKNLESQRQIVELTRVRFEGGIASSLDVAQAESVYASTRTIIPPFESALAQQFNRLSVLLGENPGAIAEELAQPAPIPPPPAALTVSLPADVVRQRPDVRRAERELAAQTARIGVATAELYPRLTLLGQFGFDATKAADLFQGPSRSYSVGPSVTWPVFDAGRIRSLIGAEEARTAQALARYEQTILLAFEEVENALVAFARLRDEREATLDAVDAANLSLELSTALYKDGLVDFQNVLDAQRTVLQFEDQLARVDGALVQSLVQLYRALGGGWAAMEPPVEEGPQQAHGRPEEAGHA
- a CDS encoding efflux RND transporter periplasmic adaptor subunit, whose protein sequence is MRSSITSNRLVAALAAATLLIAAACSPPPPPPPPPPKVVVAHPLDREVTEWDEYTARFEATDYVEIRPRVGGYLEKVHFTDGATVEEGTLLFTIDPRPYEAILRRAEGDLAVAKARLDLARKRLERADSLVARNAISREEADTRAAEARQAEAAVLAAQAAVDAAKLDVEFTKVRAPISGRVGRKLVTEGNLVNGGSGTQGTLLTTVVSLDPMYVYFDADERAFLKYQRLAQLGERPNWRDARVPVEIALADEESFPHTGYIDFVDNQLDAGTGTMIFRAVVENPYGQFTPGLFARLRLPGRGRYRALLIPDEAVVSDQARKMVYVVDDQNVAHSRPVALGSMFDGMRIVREGLLPTDRVVVSGVQRVRPGAPVEPEERTLTTVAQGQPNGPATSPPAFVEDGK
- a CDS encoding multidrug efflux RND transporter permease subunit — its product is MRISHFFIDRPIFAAVLSIVIVILGALSYNALPVAQYPEVVPPTIVVRASYPGAPPEVIAETVATPIEQEVNGVEDMLYMSSQSTTDGQMTLTITFKLGTDLDKAQVLVQNRVATAEPRLPEEVRRIGVTTLKSSPDLLMVVHLLSPDERYDQLYIGNYALIQLRDQLARIDGVGEVSLFGLREYSMRVWLDPERLAARNLATSDVVQALREQNVQVASGIIGQPPVGKEVAFQLPVTTLGRLLEPEQFENVVIKRGEDGRITRLRDVARIELGARDYGVNSYLDNQPAVAMAILQRPGSNALATADAVQAKMDELSKSFPPGLEYRIVYNPTVFVRESVNAVIDTLWEAVGLVVLVVLVFLQSWRASVIPLLAIPVSLIGTFAVMAVLGFSLNMLSLFGLVLAIGIVVDDAIVVVENVERHIAAGLPPREAARKAMDEVTGAVIAIAFGLSAVFVPTAFISGISGQFYRQFALTIAVSTMLSAFNSLTLSPALCALLLKPHGERRDWFSRLWDRVLGRFFAAFNAGFERMTHGYARAVGWLVRRSVIGFAVYALLLVATAIGFSRVPTGFIPPQDAGYLIVAIQLPDGASLSRTDAVVRRASEIILDTPGVNNAVAFAGFSGATRANASNAAAIFVSQAPFEERAKHGPTADEIRQTLQERLGEITDADIFVIAPPPVRGLGTSGGFKLYVQDRGGRGLDALQEATDAYVDAARADSRLVGVFTPFRSATPQLYADIDRVKANKLDVPLGNVFDTLQVYLGSVYVNDFNRFGRTFQVRAQAESSFRDLPEDIMQLRTRNTAGEMVPLGSVLNIESRSGPDRVVRYNMFPAAEVNGDAAPGESQGTAMSIMEQLAQQILPEGMAIEWTDIAYQAKLAGNTALFIFPLCVLFVFLVHAAEYESWLLPLAIIMIAPMCLPFALAGTVLAGMDNNLITQIGFVVLIGLAAKNAVLIVEFAKQAEEEGKDRFTAAIEACRLRLRPILMTSFAFILGVVPLVRALGPGAEMRRALGTAVFSGMLGVTILGLFLTPVFYVTLRRFGRSLH